A single Calypte anna isolate BGI_N300 chromosome 5A, bCalAnn1_v1.p, whole genome shotgun sequence DNA region contains:
- the KATNBL1 gene encoding KATNB1-like protein 1 produces MASEAHDVRKQKVLHIEGHPIDLPRKRISSSTKKIMKEGKKSPKQLASYTNRITVGKTVTSPLSLFKVVYCKRKVHCYTPKPCYRKKQFPKSRGCDMANKENELACAGNLPAKLHDSRTHLLNSSDSGSSQTEGPSSKYSGFFSEVSQDHETMAQVLFSRNLRLNVALTFWRRRSISELVAYLVRIQDLGVVVDCLPVLTNSLQEEKPYISVGCCVDLLPLVKLLLKSKYEEYVIVGLNWLQAVIKRWWSELSAHTEKAEDGNIHILKQQLSGLWEQENHLTLVPGYTGNIAKDVNAYLLQLH; encoded by the exons ATGGCATCTGAAGCCCACGATGTTAGAAAACAGAAAGTACTGCATATCGAAGGTCACCCCATTGATCTCCCCAGAAAAAGAATCTCTTCTTCCACTAAAAAGATCATGAAGGAG GGTAAGAAATCTCCAAAACAGCTGGCTTCATACACAAACAG AATAACAGTTGGAAAAACGGTGACCAGTCCCCTCTCTCTTTTCAAAGTAGTatattgtaaaagaaaagttcATTGTTATACTCCAAAGCCCTGttacagaaagaaacagttCCCTAAATCTAGGGGCTGTGACAtggcaaataaagaaaatgaactgGCTTGTGCAGGGAATCTGCCAGCAAAACTGCACGACAGTCGCACACACTTGCTGAATTCTAGTGACTCTGGCTCATCTCAAACAGAAGGCCCTTCATCCAAGTatagtggatttttttcagag gTTTCTCAGGACCATGAAACTATGGCTCAAGTTCTTTTCAGCAGGAATCTGAGGCTGAATGTAGCTTTAACCTTTTGGAGAAGGAGAAGTATAAGTGAACTGGTAGCCTACTTAGTGAG GATACAGGATCTTGGAGTAGTAGTAGATTGCCTTCCTGTGCTTACAAACAG tttacaggaagaaaaaccaTATATTTCAGTTGGCTGCTGTGTAGATCTTTTGCCTTTAGTGAAATTACTGCTTAAAAGCAAATATGAAGA ATACGTGATAGTTGGTTTAAACTGGCTTCAAGCTGTGATTAAAAGATGGTGGTCAGAACTCTCTGCACAtacagaaaaggcagaggatGG aaatattcaTATCTTAAAACAGCAATTAAGTGGATTATGGGAACAGGAGAACCATCTTACTCTGGTTCCTGGATATACTGGTAATATAGCTAAG gATGTAAATGCTTATTTATTACAGCTACACTGA